From Myxococcota bacterium, the proteins below share one genomic window:
- a CDS encoding MFS transporter, producing the protein MAEAGWRDGLSLLRERDFARLFAARLVSEFGSAMTPTALPFAVLDDLRGDASDVGLVLAAGAAAQIALQFFAGAFADRGSRRRQMVGADLLAMTAQAALAALVLTGTGSVKAAAALNA; encoded by the coding sequence TTGGCGGAAGCGGGCTGGCGCGACGGTCTCTCCCTCCTGCGCGAGCGCGACTTCGCGCGGCTGTTCGCGGCGCGCCTCGTGTCGGAGTTCGGCAGCGCCATGACGCCGACGGCGCTGCCGTTCGCGGTGCTCGACGACCTGCGCGGCGACGCGAGCGACGTCGGCCTGGTGCTCGCGGCCGGCGCGGCGGCGCAGATCGCCCTGCAGTTCTTCGCGGGCGCCTTCGCGGACCGCGGCTCGCGCCGGCGCCAGATGGTCGGCGCCGACCTGCTGGCGATGACCGCACAGGCCGCGCTCGCCGCGCTCGTGCTCACCGGGACCGGCAGCGTGAAGGCGGCCGCCGCGCTGAACGCGT